ATAAATTTGCAGAATATAACTATAATTCCGGTTCCCAACCTGGCTCATATTCGCGACTCCATAAATTCATTGCATCGCGATCAAACATTCTGCCGTTGGTTTCATCGATATCAAACCCTTTGCCTATTCTGTAGGCTATGTTTGAATAGTGTACCATGGCCATGCTTATGCTTGCATCATCAATTGGTGCAGTGAGTTTCTCCTTGCCTCTTATTGCTTCGAAGAAGTTGATAACATGACCTGTAGTCATATCGCCTCCTCCGCCTAAAACATTGCCTGCCTCGCTTCCTGATGATTTATTATCTTTTACAACTTTTCCGCCTCTGTCGTACAGGAAATATTTATCACGATTTACAAAAACAGAACCTTCGCTGCCATAAATTATTGTTCCCCTGTCACTATTGTAGGTCAGGTAGCCGTTGCGACTCTTGCCATCCCATTTGATGATTTTATCATCTTTGAAACGGAAGGTTGCGTCCATAGTGTCATACATCTCCCATCCATCATTAATGAAGTGACGCTTTGCAGCCTCTACGTCAACACGTGTGGGGAAGTTAACTTGCAATGCCCATCTTGCAACATCCAGTTCGTGAGTGGCGTTATTGCCTGTTTCAGCTGTTCCATAATCCCAGCCATACCAGTGCCAGTTATAATCCCATGTCTCCGAAGTATATTCACGACGTGGTGCCGGACCCTGAAATAGCTCCCAGTCGAGTCCTGCAGGCACAGGCACTCTCTTCTGCAGTGGTACTTCTCCTCTTGTATTGCTGTAAAATGCCACCGCTTTATATGGTGTACCAATGATTCCGTTATGTATCTCATTGATAATCTCAATTGTGTGGTCTGAAGAGCGTTGCTGATTTCCCATCTGCACTACCTTGTTGAACTTCTTTGAAGCGGCTACCAGCAGCTCATTTTCGAACATGTTGTGACTACATGGTTTTTCTACATATACATGTTTGCCGTTCTTCATTGCCATAATTGAACCTGGTGTATGCCAGTGGTCGGGTGTAGCATTGAAGATTGCATCTACCTTATTATCATCAACAACCTTACGGATATCTTTTTCAAGCTTTGGTGTATAGTTTATATGCTTTGAAAATATTTTTGCCGCATTGTCCATCTGTTTATCATATACATCGCACAGATAAACAAGTTCAACATTTGCGCTCTTCATTGCGATTGGCTCAATAAATCCACCTAATCTTCTTCCGAGCCCAACAACAGCAACCCTGATTCTGTCGTTCGCTCCAATTATTCTACTGTAGCTCTTTGCTGATGTTCTTGTTACTGCAGCTTTTTCTGATGCAGTGATGGCGGGTGCTCCCACGGCTAAGCCTGCGGCTCCGGCTCCCATCTTTTTAATGAAATCTCTCCTGTTTACGCTCATTATCTCTGGTATTAAGTTAATATATAAAATTTGAATTTATCATGATATTTATATGATCATGATCATTTCTGCCCTATTCCTCTGTATTCGAAACCATAGGCAGCCATATCTTCTTTATTATAAATATTACGTCCATCAATTACCAAATGGTTATTCATTATTTTACTTAGAATCGACCAATTGGGTAGTCTGAACTCCTTCCACTCTGT
This portion of the Lascolabacillus massiliensis genome encodes:
- a CDS encoding Gfo/Idh/MocA family protein; this translates as MSVNRRDFIKKMGAGAAGLAVGAPAITASEKAAVTRTSAKSYSRIIGANDRIRVAVVGLGRRLGGFIEPIAMKSANVELVYLCDVYDKQMDNAAKIFSKHINYTPKLEKDIRKVVDDNKVDAIFNATPDHWHTPGSIMAMKNGKHVYVEKPCSHNMFENELLVAASKKFNKVVQMGNQQRSSDHTIEIINEIHNGIIGTPYKAVAFYSNTRGEVPLQKRVPVPAGLDWELFQGPAPRREYTSETWDYNWHWYGWDYGTAETGNNATHELDVARWALQVNFPTRVDVEAAKRHFINDGWEMYDTMDATFRFKDDKIIKWDGKSRNGYLTYNSDRGTIIYGSEGSVFVNRDKYFLYDRGGKVVKDNKSSGSEAGNVLGGGGDMTTGHVINFFEAIRGKEKLTAPIDDASISMAMVHYSNIAYRIGKGFDIDETNGRMFDRDAMNLWSREYEPGWEPEL